One genomic window of Sporosarcina ureae includes the following:
- a CDS encoding PH domain-containing protein: protein MGLFDALLGNASVVNNEDVKKELHLILADGEEVEAAFKLVRDLIVFTKTRLILVDKQGMTGKKVDYHSVPFKSISHYSVETAGTFDMDAELKIWISSSQTPQIEKQFRKDKAIYDIQKILATVCV, encoded by the coding sequence ATGGGACTATTTGATGCGCTTTTAGGAAATGCTTCCGTCGTAAACAATGAAGACGTGAAGAAAGAACTGCACTTGATTTTGGCAGATGGCGAAGAAGTGGAAGCGGCTTTTAAGCTCGTACGCGATTTAATCGTATTTACGAAAACGCGATTAATTCTAGTTGATAAGCAAGGCATGACAGGAAAGAAAGTAGATTACCATTCGGTGCCTTTTAAAAGCATCTCTCATTATAGTGTAGAAACTGCAGGTACATTTGATATGGATGCAGAATTAAAAATCTGGATATCAAGTTCACAGACTCCGCAGATTGAAAAACAGTTTAGAAAAGATAAAGCTATTTATGATATTCAAAAAATATTAGCAACGGTTTGTGTTTAA
- a CDS encoding SEC-C metal-binding domain-containing protein: MVGRNDPCPCGSGKKYKKCCERKDAVTVEDLLTDEMEHLLQTFYDIHPQRPDIPAFVEFANTWKSSLNSYLPQEMIETIALDEFFFHQRRDIWDDYVAKQKKKHVRPSILELLDRWSEPRVFIGEVTAVGDTYLTATSILGDETIELWKESDKPVPVGVHFYCFILSDGTSEGNYLAVSSLIFFPTDHTEAIKQFAKTLADTENPSLKESIMKFWIALGESGYTGDEFTEFEAGVIESANEFLQQHDRESKALLEVLEDFLVDEQPKARKKLAIAAGAIRYGQDHNYFTPLDMTLKEIAEAFDVSTSSMSKYAKDLAEYASDKN; the protein is encoded by the coding sequence ATGGTTGGACGTAATGACCCATGCCCATGTGGCAGTGGTAAGAAATATAAAAAGTGCTGTGAACGAAAAGATGCGGTGACTGTTGAAGATTTGTTGACAGATGAAATGGAGCACTTATTGCAAACATTTTATGATATTCATCCTCAGCGACCAGATATACCGGCGTTCGTGGAATTTGCTAATACATGGAAGTCTTCATTGAATAGTTATTTACCACAAGAAATGATTGAAACGATTGCGCTTGATGAATTTTTCTTCCATCAGCGGAGAGATATTTGGGATGACTATGTTGCAAAACAGAAGAAAAAACACGTTCGCCCATCTATTCTTGAGTTACTTGATAGATGGTCAGAGCCACGTGTATTTATCGGTGAAGTAACAGCTGTCGGGGATACATATTTAACAGCTACAAGTATCCTAGGTGATGAGACGATTGAATTGTGGAAAGAAAGTGATAAACCTGTTCCAGTAGGTGTGCACTTCTACTGCTTCATACTTTCTGATGGTACGTCTGAAGGTAATTATCTAGCAGTATCCAGTTTAATCTTCTTCCCGACTGATCATACGGAAGCAATCAAACAGTTTGCTAAAACACTTGCGGATACAGAAAACCCTTCACTAAAAGAATCCATCATGAAATTCTGGATTGCGCTTGGTGAGAGTGGCTATACCGGAGATGAGTTTACCGAATTTGAAGCAGGCGTTATAGAGTCAGCTAATGAATTTTTACAGCAACATGACCGAGAATCGAAGGCTTTGCTTGAAGTGCTTGAAGATTTCTTAGTAGATGAACAGCCAAAGGCACGTAAGAAACTAGCGATTGCGGCAGGCGCAATCCGTTATGGTCAAGACCATAATTATTTCACGCCGCTTGATATGACACTAAAAGAGATCGCAGAAGCATTCGATGTTTCTACTTCTTCGATGAGTAAATACGCGAAGGATTTAGCAGAATATGCTAGCGACAAAAATTAA
- the yfkAB gene encoding radical SAM/CxCxxxxC motif protein YfkAB, which translates to MVISHSRLSDAWEAYQDVDLHGKQVLSSIEFTTTYLCNMRCEHCAVGYMLQPKDPQALPIELLLQRLDEIPHLRTISLTGGEPMFSKKSVEQYVVPLLQYAHARGIQTQMNSNLTMPFERYELIAPYLDVLHISHNWGTVDDFIDGGFARMERKPPRERRAAQFVRMIENSRALSEMGVMVSAETMLNRRTLPHLQTIHEQIVHEMKCGRHEIHPMYPSDFASSLDVLTLDETRNAMFDLLTYRDPQTWMLFGTLPFYNCSSDARDQELFTKLAASENVTVRNDPDGRSRLNVNMFTGDVIVTDFGDVPPLGNIQTDHLVDLYDKWQQHPLAKSVNCHCPAVRCLGPNLLVKDAYYPDVDFLKRQQR; encoded by the coding sequence ATGGTAATATCACATTCCCGTCTATCAGATGCATGGGAAGCGTATCAAGATGTAGATCTACACGGTAAACAGGTCCTATCAAGCATAGAATTCACGACGACATATTTATGCAATATGCGTTGTGAACATTGCGCGGTTGGATATATGCTACAACCGAAAGATCCACAAGCACTACCAATCGAACTGTTGCTGCAGAGATTGGATGAAATTCCGCATTTGCGAACGATTAGTTTAACAGGTGGCGAGCCGATGTTCTCAAAGAAATCCGTCGAGCAGTATGTCGTACCGCTACTGCAGTATGCGCATGCGCGCGGCATTCAGACGCAGATGAATTCAAACCTTACTATGCCTTTTGAAAGATATGAATTAATTGCACCGTATCTGGATGTCCTGCATATTTCACATAATTGGGGTACAGTCGATGATTTCATCGATGGTGGATTCGCCCGGATGGAACGCAAACCACCACGTGAACGTCGTGCAGCACAATTCGTGCGTATGATTGAAAACAGCCGAGCATTGTCTGAAATGGGTGTTATGGTATCAGCGGAGACTATGCTGAATCGCCGAACATTGCCTCATTTACAGACGATTCACGAACAAATCGTCCATGAAATGAAATGTGGACGCCATGAAATACATCCTATGTACCCTAGCGATTTCGCTTCTTCATTGGATGTGCTCACATTGGACGAAACACGTAACGCGATGTTCGATTTGCTAACCTACCGTGATCCGCAAACTTGGATGCTATTTGGAACATTGCCATTTTATAATTGCAGTAGCGATGCAAGAGACCAAGAATTATTTACGAAACTTGCGGCAAGTGAAAATGTCACTGTACGAAATGATCCAGATGGGCGTTCCCGGTTGAATGTCAATATGTTTACTGGAGATGTAATCGTGACCGATTTCGGAGATGTTCCGCCACTTGGAAATATTCAAACCGATCATTTGGTCGATTTATACGATAAATGGCAACAGCATCCATTAGCGAAAAGTGTCAACTGTCACTGTCCTGCTGTGCGTTGTCTTGGACCGAATTTACTTGTGAAAGATGCCTATTACCCAGATGTAGACTTTTTGAAGCGACAGCAACGATAA
- a CDS encoding MetQ/NlpA family ABC transporter substrate-binding protein: protein MKMKVLGLMTIFGLLLTACSPTSGNETIKIGTTAGIYAKVIDQALKPALEEQGYKVEVESYVDLIEPNKALADGEIDANINQQQINLQRFNEEYDLPIVALTEVPSVGLGLYSNSLTSMDDIPNGSWVTIPNDELGTARALRFLEQQGLISLDPKAPTYAVTEKQIDSNPKNLNIQPILIAQLIPSMASGDLAIIPDNYIMVNEMELEDALAHEQLGEELQYIVSVRDEDREKDFALAIKEAVASEKFQEAIDEHFQGFGK, encoded by the coding sequence ATGAAAATGAAAGTACTCGGTCTGATGACGATCTTTGGGTTGCTATTGACAGCGTGCAGTCCAACCAGCGGCAATGAAACAATAAAGATTGGCACGACAGCAGGAATTTATGCAAAAGTCATCGACCAGGCACTAAAACCGGCACTTGAAGAGCAAGGTTACAAAGTTGAAGTCGAATCGTACGTAGATTTAATTGAACCGAATAAAGCGTTGGCTGATGGCGAAATAGATGCCAACATCAACCAACAACAAATTAATCTTCAGCGGTTTAACGAAGAATATGATTTGCCGATAGTAGCATTGACGGAAGTTCCGAGTGTGGGTCTTGGCTTATACTCCAACTCGTTGACGTCGATGGATGATATTCCAAATGGTTCATGGGTTACTATTCCAAATGATGAACTAGGCACGGCAAGAGCCCTTCGTTTCCTTGAACAGCAGGGGTTAATTTCATTAGATCCAAAAGCACCAACTTATGCGGTTACAGAAAAACAAATTGACAGTAATCCGAAAAACCTGAACATCCAGCCCATCTTGATTGCTCAACTGATTCCATCAATGGCAAGCGGTGATTTGGCAATTATTCCGGACAATTATATTATGGTCAATGAAATGGAATTGGAAGATGCTCTTGCGCACGAACAGCTAGGTGAAGAGTTGCAATATATCGTTTCGGTCAGAGACGAAGACCGTGAGAAGGATTTTGCACTAGCAATTAAAGAAGCAGTAGCATCAGAAAAGTTCCAAGAAGCTATTGATGAACATTTCCAAGGCTTCGGAAAATAA
- a CDS encoding FixH family protein: MKRFGMFAMSTALIGILAGCGQDDKVPTEAVLPDPIEVELTVPEKGNVNEPVTITTHVTQGEENVDDASEVEYEIWEEGKKEDSIHVETTNDKEGIYSAENTFESDGIYHVQVHVTARGMHVMPEKQIQIGDASDQSDGHESAQEDPSHEHGAEVEGLSLHFMQPESAKAATDTELMTHAQLDGEAIKAQVRYEIISAEKETTWVDTDESKPGEYTANYQFPKAGNYQVIIHIENEEIHEHEEHTVEVK, encoded by the coding sequence ATGAAACGTTTTGGAATGTTTGCAATGAGCACGGCTTTGATTGGTATACTCGCTGGATGTGGTCAAGATGATAAGGTACCGACGGAAGCTGTTTTACCTGACCCAATTGAAGTAGAACTTACAGTACCTGAAAAGGGAAATGTCAATGAACCGGTGACCATTACTACACACGTAACACAAGGTGAAGAAAACGTAGATGACGCATCAGAAGTGGAGTATGAAATCTGGGAAGAAGGTAAGAAAGAAGACAGCATTCACGTAGAAACAACTAATGATAAAGAAGGTATTTATTCAGCGGAAAATACATTTGAGTCAGATGGTATATATCACGTACAGGTTCACGTGACTGCGCGCGGAATGCATGTCATGCCTGAAAAGCAAATCCAAATCGGAGATGCTAGTGATCAATCAGATGGACACGAAAGTGCGCAAGAAGATCCATCCCATGAACATGGCGCTGAAGTAGAAGGACTTTCTCTTCACTTCATGCAACCTGAGTCAGCAAAAGCAGCGACAGATACAGAGTTGATGACACATGCGCAGCTTGATGGCGAAGCAATAAAGGCACAAGTCCGCTATGAAATCATCTCTGCAGAGAAAGAAACCACATGGGTAGATACGGATGAATCCAAGCCGGGTGAATATACAGCGAACTATCAATTCCCTAAAGCAGGCAACTACCAAGTAATTATCCATATCGAAAATGAAGAAATACACGAGCATGAAGAACATACTGTAGAAGTAAAATAA
- a CDS encoding response regulator transcription factor: MRRIELGYQLLVIDDEPQMRDLIRVILEDAGYTVIEASDGLQALSIVKQHSIDLCIVDVMMPYMDGFTFAEEMKRTSSIPLIFLSARGEEWDKVQGLKLGGDDYIVKPFLPRELVARIEAVLRRTYRHNPDPLVLQAGPLTINEDSYTAQLNGETLSLTLKEFGLLLLLVKHKGRAYSREQLLELVWGDDHQSSERTIDTHIKTLRLKLGDAGKMIETVWGIGYKLEDSE, from the coding sequence ATGAGGCGTATTGAATTGGGTTACCAATTATTAGTCATTGATGATGAACCGCAAATGCGTGATTTAATTCGTGTGATTCTGGAAGATGCAGGATATACCGTAATAGAAGCCAGTGACGGTTTACAAGCTTTGTCGATCGTTAAGCAACATTCTATAGATTTATGCATAGTCGATGTGATGATGCCCTATATGGATGGGTTTACATTTGCAGAAGAGATGAAACGTACTTCCTCGATTCCTCTGATTTTCCTATCTGCACGGGGCGAGGAATGGGATAAAGTACAAGGTTTGAAGCTTGGTGGTGACGACTATATCGTCAAGCCTTTCTTACCAAGAGAACTTGTGGCGCGAATCGAAGCCGTCTTACGCAGAACATACCGCCATAATCCCGATCCTTTAGTATTACAAGCAGGTCCACTTACCATTAATGAAGACTCGTATACCGCACAGCTCAACGGAGAAACTTTAAGTCTAACTTTGAAGGAATTTGGCTTGCTTTTGTTGCTAGTCAAGCATAAAGGACGTGCATATTCCCGTGAACAATTACTTGAATTGGTCTGGGGTGACGATCACCAGAGTAGCGAGCGTACAATCGATACACATATCAAAACACTTCGCCTAAAACTAGGAGACGCAGGTAAAATGATTGAAACGGTATGGGGGATCGGCTACAAGTTAGAGGACTCTGAATGA
- a CDS encoding sensor histidine kinase, with protein MNNLNLSKKMMIVFLGSITCTILFSFFFIHYLYTDLYKEQIKESIMYQGNRTASHYHYGELSDSIIEKIQWYNIVSEYEIIVVDRLDDLTSYFPYQIDYQSLVNESDEKILETGKPVMKEGYVDELKREIFGGIFPIKGENGLIGFIYIYVPLAAIQDVFHDSLPIMLLVGSIFFIVLFLILQRVWRSLFEPLQTLQTYSEEVSKGDYSNRLNTGRTDEIGKLATAFDSMSRSLEEQDQRKKDFTSNIVHELRTPLTYISGYAQLSRDKIDVYPDDVKQYLSTIEKETERLKKLIHDLVELNHLEQDVYTLETEPIAIAQLLLDTLELFVIRLQDKDIQLRTSIDEELILEGDPKRLQQVFYNTIDNAVKYAEQSISIHLMASKHGVQYRIANDGVTIGDEDVNQIGQRFFRTDKARTRTTGGTGLGLSIVKEIVRLHEGTFTISNETTETIVVIELPEQMRKE; from the coding sequence ATGAATAATTTGAATCTAAGCAAAAAAATGATGATTGTGTTTTTAGGCAGCATCACCTGTACCATATTGTTTTCATTCTTCTTCATTCATTACTTGTATACCGACTTATATAAAGAACAGATTAAAGAGTCGATCATGTATCAAGGGAATCGAACAGCTTCTCATTATCATTATGGTGAGCTAAGTGATTCGATCATCGAAAAGATTCAATGGTATAACATCGTGTCGGAGTATGAAATCATCGTCGTAGATCGTCTTGATGATTTAACGTCCTATTTCCCTTATCAAATCGATTATCAATCACTCGTCAATGAAAGCGACGAGAAAATACTAGAAACGGGTAAGCCTGTTATGAAAGAAGGCTACGTGGATGAACTGAAACGTGAAATCTTCGGTGGGATTTTCCCTATTAAAGGAGAAAACGGACTGATCGGCTTCATTTATATATATGTTCCGCTCGCTGCAATCCAAGATGTGTTTCATGACAGTCTTCCGATTATGTTACTTGTAGGCAGTATTTTCTTCATTGTTCTATTTTTGATTTTGCAACGTGTATGGCGTTCGTTATTCGAACCGTTACAAACATTGCAGACCTACTCGGAAGAAGTATCTAAAGGTGATTATTCGAATCGACTCAATACAGGACGAACGGATGAAATAGGAAAACTAGCTACTGCATTCGATTCAATGAGCCGTTCACTTGAGGAACAAGATCAGCGTAAGAAAGATTTCACGTCAAATATTGTACATGAGCTCAGGACACCTTTAACGTATATTAGTGGCTACGCGCAACTTTCGCGCGATAAAATTGATGTCTATCCTGATGACGTAAAACAATACTTATCAACCATCGAGAAAGAAACTGAACGCCTGAAGAAGCTCATACATGATTTAGTCGAGCTGAATCATTTAGAGCAGGATGTATATACATTGGAAACTGAACCGATTGCGATCGCGCAATTACTGTTGGATACATTGGAATTATTTGTGATCCGGTTACAGGATAAAGATATTCAGTTGCGCACATCAATTGATGAGGAATTGATTTTGGAAGGCGATCCTAAACGATTACAACAAGTTTTTTATAATACGATCGATAATGCTGTAAAATACGCTGAACAATCTATATCTATTCACCTTATGGCTAGTAAACACGGTGTACAATACCGCATCGCGAATGACGGCGTGACCATCGGAGACGAAGACGTAAATCAGATTGGACAACGTTTTTTCCGTACCGATAAAGCAAGAACTCGCACAACAGGTGGCACCGGGCTTGGCCTGTCGATTGTCAAAGAAATTGTGCGGTTACATGAAGGGACATTCACGATTTCCAATGAAACAACCGAAACCATTGTGGTGATTGAATTGCCAGAGCAAATGCGAAAGGAGTGA
- a CDS encoding SCO family protein, translating to MKRLIPFMLLLIVFVSGCSEPLERGKQVREFTFTDQHNQPFSSKELSGSPWIADFIFTNCTTVCPTLTSEMAKLQAELKARDIEMNFISFSVDPESDTPAVLKDYISNFTDDESNWHLLTGYTQLEFEAFAREEFQTFVLKHESSTQVVHGTNFYLLDSEGYILKEYNFSNESYKEELLADLKRMKK from the coding sequence TTGAAACGTTTGATTCCTTTTATGTTGTTGCTCATAGTATTCGTCAGTGGTTGCAGTGAACCACTTGAACGTGGGAAACAAGTCCGGGAATTCACCTTTACGGATCAGCATAATCAACCATTTAGTTCCAAGGAGCTTTCTGGTTCACCCTGGATTGCAGACTTCATCTTCACGAATTGTACCACCGTATGTCCGACATTGACGAGTGAGATGGCAAAACTACAAGCTGAATTGAAAGCTCGGGATATCGAAATGAACTTCATTTCGTTTTCTGTAGATCCTGAAAGCGATACACCTGCAGTATTGAAAGACTATATCTCAAACTTCACTGATGATGAATCCAACTGGCATTTGCTGACGGGCTACACGCAATTAGAGTTCGAAGCATTTGCGCGTGAAGAGTTCCAGACTTTTGTACTGAAGCATGAATCATCTACTCAAGTTGTCCATGGCACGAATTTTTATTTACTGGATTCAGAAGGCTATATTCTTAAAGAATATAATTTCTCAAATGAATCTTATAAAGAAGAATTATTGGCCGATTTAAAACGCATGAAAAAATAG
- the rlmN gene encoding 23S rRNA (adenine(2503)-C(2))-methyltransferase RlmN: MKKSIYGLTIEQLTDFLIENGQKKYRAAQVWDWLYKKRVLSFDEMNNINQETIDLLNENFSIQTLEQNVKQVSQDGTVKFLFKMHDGNLIETVLMKFPYGHSVCVTTQVGCNIGCSFCASGLLRKNRDLDAGEIVGQIMKVQEHLDGKGEDERVSHIVVMGIGEPFDNYTNLMNFLHVVNDQKGLSIGARHITVSTSGLTEKIKDFADEKLQVNLAVSLHAPNNELRSSIMKINKAFPIEKLMDSINYYLEKTNRRITFEYILLRDVNDHVKEAEELGRLLADKRHLSYVNLIPYNPVDEHGQYQRSEPEAIKSFYEALRRKGINGGVRLENGTDIDAACGQLRSKQIKKTKKQPVGE, from the coding sequence ATGAAAAAATCGATATATGGTTTGACAATCGAACAATTGACAGACTTTCTTATAGAAAACGGACAAAAAAAGTATCGTGCAGCACAAGTTTGGGATTGGCTCTATAAAAAACGTGTCTTATCATTTGATGAAATGAATAATATTAATCAAGAGACAATTGATTTATTGAATGAAAACTTCTCGATTCAGACACTTGAGCAAAACGTTAAGCAAGTTTCACAAGATGGCACAGTGAAATTCCTGTTTAAAATGCATGACGGCAACTTGATTGAAACGGTTTTGATGAAATTCCCTTATGGCCATTCTGTTTGTGTCACAACACAAGTCGGATGTAATATCGGTTGCAGTTTCTGTGCAAGCGGACTTTTGCGCAAAAATCGCGATCTCGATGCAGGAGAAATCGTGGGTCAAATCATGAAAGTGCAAGAGCATCTTGATGGTAAGGGCGAAGATGAGCGAGTAAGTCATATTGTAGTCATGGGAATAGGCGAACCATTCGACAACTATACGAATCTGATGAATTTCCTTCATGTCGTAAACGATCAAAAAGGTTTATCAATTGGCGCGCGTCATATTACGGTTTCAACAAGTGGTTTGACGGAGAAAATCAAAGACTTCGCAGATGAAAAACTACAAGTGAACTTGGCGGTTTCATTACATGCGCCGAATAATGAGTTACGTTCATCTATCATGAAGATCAACAAAGCTTTTCCTATTGAAAAATTGATGGATTCAATCAACTATTATTTGGAAAAAACGAATCGTCGCATCACATTTGAATATATTTTATTGCGTGACGTGAATGACCACGTAAAAGAAGCGGAAGAGTTGGGTCGATTGCTTGCGGATAAGCGTCACCTTTCATACGTCAACCTGATTCCGTACAATCCAGTAGATGAACATGGCCAGTATCAGCGGAGTGAACCGGAAGCGATTAAGTCGTTCTACGAAGCGCTTAGACGCAAAGGTATAAACGGTGGAGTACGTCTTGAGAATGGTACCGATATCGATGCTGCATGCGGTCAACTACGAAGCAAACAAATCAAAAAAACAAAAAAACAACCGGTCGGAGAATAA
- a CDS encoding cyclic 2,3-diphosphoglycerate synthase: MKTKNIIIIGAAGRDFHNFNTYYRGKEEYNVVAFTATQIPDIDGRKYPTELAGELYPEGIPIYSQDQLPELIKELEVDECVFSYSDLSYEKVMGIGAIVNSAGANFTLLGSKATMIKSNKPVISVCAVRTGTGKSQTSRKIIETLLEHDLKVVAIRHPMPYGDLAEQRVQRYATVEDFKKHKCTIEEMEEYEPHVDRGNIIYAGVDYQDILDAAENDPDGCDVILWDGGNNDFSFYEPDLAITVLDPHRPGHELKYYPGEVCLRTTDVSIINKIDSASEEAIQTVENNIKFAAPNSTIIKAESKISVDNPEIIKGKRVLIVEDGPTLTHGEMKLGAGVIAAQRLGAAEIVDPRPFAVGSLITTFDKYQHIENILPAMGYGEEQLKDLEATINAADVDAVIIGTPMDLSRVININKPCTRVYYDLDEIGTPNLETVLADFIKKHKLTTTNV; this comes from the coding sequence ATGAAAACTAAAAATATAATTATTATTGGTGCAGCAGGAAGAGACTTCCACAATTTCAATACATACTACCGTGGTAAAGAGGAATACAATGTCGTGGCATTTACAGCAACGCAAATCCCAGATATCGATGGACGTAAATATCCGACTGAATTAGCGGGTGAATTGTATCCCGAAGGAATCCCTATCTATTCTCAAGATCAGTTACCTGAGTTGATCAAAGAACTAGAAGTAGATGAATGTGTATTCTCTTATAGTGACCTTAGTTACGAAAAAGTCATGGGAATTGGTGCGATTGTAAACTCAGCAGGTGCTAACTTTACTTTACTTGGATCAAAAGCTACGATGATCAAAAGTAATAAACCAGTTATTTCTGTTTGTGCAGTTAGAACGGGAACAGGGAAGAGTCAGACATCACGTAAAATTATCGAAACATTGCTCGAGCATGATTTGAAAGTAGTAGCTATTCGTCATCCAATGCCTTATGGCGACTTAGCTGAACAACGTGTACAGCGTTACGCAACTGTAGAAGATTTCAAAAAACATAAATGTACAATTGAAGAAATGGAAGAATACGAGCCACACGTTGATCGTGGAAATATCATCTATGCAGGTGTAGATTACCAGGATATTCTAGACGCTGCTGAAAATGATCCAGACGGCTGTGACGTAATCCTCTGGGATGGTGGAAACAACGACTTTTCATTCTATGAGCCGGACTTGGCGATCACAGTTCTTGATCCACACCGCCCAGGACATGAGTTGAAATATTATCCAGGTGAAGTGTGCTTGCGTACAACAGATGTATCCATTATTAACAAAATTGATAGTGCGTCAGAAGAAGCAATTCAAACGGTCGAAAATAATATTAAATTTGCGGCACCGAACAGTACAATTATTAAAGCAGAATCAAAAATCTCTGTAGATAATCCTGAAATCATCAAAGGCAAACGCGTGCTAATTGTTGAAGATGGTCCGACATTGACTCACGGTGAAATGAAACTGGGTGCTGGTGTGATTGCAGCACAACGTCTTGGCGCAGCTGAAATTGTTGACCCGCGTCCATTTGCAGTAGGTAGCTTGATCACTACATTCGATAAGTATCAGCACATCGAAAATATCTTACCGGCAATGGGCTACGGCGAAGAGCAGTTAAAAGATTTGGAAGCAACGATCAATGCAGCTGATGTAGATGCAGTCATTATTGGTACACCTATGGATCTTTCGCGTGTGATTAATATCAATAAGCCATGCACGCGTGTCTATTATGATTTGGATGAAATCGGCACGCCAAATCTTGAAACAGTGCTAGCAGATTTCATCAAAAAGCATAAACTGACTACAACAAATGTGTAA
- the hisC gene encoding histidinol-phosphate transaminase, translating into MSRFLSTVARRTEPYVPGEQLNQPDIIKLNTNENPYPPSPKVLEAISEELNGNTLQRYPSPTVDPLRHAIAETYGLTKDHVFVGNGSDEVLAFSFMAFFEPGKTIKFPEISYSFYPVYSKLFNIAFEKVPLNADFTLPKKQFYNSPGGVILPNPNAPTSIYAELDVIEDILRNNQDQVVIIDEAYIDFAGPSAMKLIDRYPNLLVIQTTSKSRALAGLRVGFALGQPELIAGLTRIKDSFNSYTIDRLAMAGATAAFVDHAYFSESTNKIIRTRESTVHTLIELGFEVLPSDANFVFVKPLHKDAKVLYQQLKDRGILVRHFDQADIRDYLRISIGTEEQMNILFEVLKQLTK; encoded by the coding sequence ATGAGTAGATTTCTGAGCACAGTTGCACGCCGTACAGAACCATATGTACCAGGTGAGCAGTTGAATCAGCCAGATATCATTAAGTTAAATACGAATGAAAATCCATATCCACCAAGTCCTAAAGTGTTAGAAGCCATTTCAGAGGAATTGAATGGCAACACATTGCAACGCTATCCTTCACCAACTGTAGATCCGTTGCGTCACGCAATAGCGGAGACATATGGACTGACAAAAGACCATGTCTTTGTCGGTAATGGCTCTGACGAAGTGCTAGCATTTTCATTCATGGCATTTTTCGAGCCGGGAAAGACCATTAAATTTCCTGAAATCAGCTATAGCTTTTATCCGGTCTATTCCAAGCTATTTAATATTGCATTCGAAAAAGTCCCATTAAATGCTGATTTCACATTACCCAAAAAGCAGTTCTATAACTCACCAGGCGGTGTCATTCTACCAAATCCGAATGCGCCAACAAGTATTTATGCTGAGTTGGATGTCATTGAAGATATTTTGCGAAATAACCAAGATCAAGTAGTTATTATCGATGAAGCGTATATCGATTTTGCAGGTCCATCTGCGATGAAACTGATCGATCGCTATCCAAATTTACTTGTGATTCAAACCACGTCTAAATCTCGTGCGCTCGCTGGATTACGTGTCGGATTCGCCCTTGGTCAACCAGAATTGATTGCAGGATTGACGCGCATTAAAGACTCCTTCAACTCATACACGATTGATCGTTTAGCTATGGCGGGAGCTACTGCCGCATTTGTCGATCATGCATACTTTTCGGAAAGTACGAATAAAATCATTCGCACACGTGAATCTACAGTCCATACATTAATAGAATTAGGATTTGAAGTTCTGCCTTCCGATGCAAACTTCGTCTTTGTAAAGCCTTTACACAAGGATGCAAAAGTCTTATATCAACAATTAAAAGACCGCGGAATTTTAGTCCGTCACTTTGATCAAGCGGATATTCGTGATTATTTACGTATATCGATCGGTACTGAAGAACAGATGAACATACTATTTGAAGTGCTGAAGCAACTTACTAAATGA